In one window of Nicotiana tabacum cultivar K326 chromosome 12, ASM71507v2, whole genome shotgun sequence DNA:
- the LOC107763499 gene encoding DExH-box ATP-dependent RNA helicase DExH5, mitochondrial isoform X3, protein MSLYSLQVFSHYRTLIKPLSIPPPSSSLTMKDRPPPPSSVYVPPHQRLLRSVITAVPPQSGGFRSTAIDPKPNPNAQKQIQQPQQMRVMQQKRTSRFDEVLLSQEVSACDIDLTPYQGAAISDNTEAWKWKLTALLRDKDKQEVLSREKKDRRDYEQIAALASKMGLYSNLYSKVVVVSKLPLPNYRFDLDDKRPQREVILPPGLPRRIDSFLGEYLSHKPTSVAVLSRSSSNGSIATDEGLFEQPELLPQSKASMENILWRRSMQMRAEQQTWQESPEGRKMLEFRGSLPAYKEKEAILSAISQNQVVIISGETGCGKTTQIPQFILESEIESAHGAMCSIICTQPRRISAMTVSERIAAERGELLGETVGYKVRLEGVKGRDTHLLFCTTGILLRRLLIDRNLKGITHVIVDEIHERGINEDFLLIVLKDLLPRRPELRLILMSATLDAKLFSSYFGGAPLVHIPGFTYPVRTHFLENILEMSGYRLTPDNQIDDYGQERTWKMNKQAPRKRKSQIASAVEDALRAADFKEFSPVTRESLSCWNPDCIGFNLIEHILCHICENERPGAVLVFMTGWDDINSLKDKLQCHPILGNTSRVLLLACHGSMASTEQRLIFDKPEDGVRKIVLATNIAETSITIDDVVYVIDCGKAKETSYDALNNTPCLLPTWISKVSARQRRGRAGRVHPGECYHLYPRCVYDAFADYQFPEILRTPLQSLCLQIKSLKLGSISEFLSRALQSPELLAVQKAIEYLKIIGALDESENLTVLGRYLTMLPMEPKLGKMLILGATLNCLEPILTIVAGLSVRDPFLTPLDKKDLADAAKAHFSRDYSDHLALVRAYEGWKDCERDLAGYEYCWKNFLSAQSMKAIDSLRREFYSLLKDTGLVDSNNTIYNSWSYDEHLLRAIICYGLYPGICSVLHNEKSFSLKTMEDGQVLLHSNSINARDSRIPYPWLIFNEKIKVNSVFLRDSTAISDSVLLLFGGTISKGEVDGHLKMLGGYLDFYMSPTIAEMYRSLRRELDELIHTKHHQLRCQGLKVVQEVKILSLSYRRC, encoded by the exons ATGAGCCTGTATTCTCTCCAAGTTTTCTCACATTACAGAACCCTTATTAAACCCTTGAGCATTCCACCACCGTCGTCGTCGTTGACGATGAAGGACCGGCCTCCGCCGCCTTCGTCCGTTTACGTCCCTCCACATCAACGCCTCCTCCGTTCAGTAATCACTGCTGTTCCGCCACAATCCGGCGGCTTCCGTTCTACAGCAATCGATCCCAAGCCTAATCCGAACGCTCAGAAGCAAATTCAGCAGCCACAACAAATGCGAGTGATGCAACAGAAGAGAACTTCACGATTTGACGAGGTTTTACTTTCTCAGGAAGTTTCCGCTTGTGATATTGACCTTACACCCTATCAG GGTGCTGCCATATCTGACAACACTGAAGCATGGAAATGGAAGCTCACTGCTCTGTTACGCGACAAGGATAAACAAGAGGTGCTCTCAAGGGAGAAAAAGGATAGGCGTGATTATGAGCAAATAGCAGCTTTAGCGAGCAAAATGGGTTTATATAG CAACCTATATTCAAAAGTAGTTGTTGTCAGCAAGCTTCCATTACCAAACTACAGGTTTGATTTGGATGATAAGCGTCCTCAGAGAGAG GTGATCCTGCCTCCGGGTTTGCCAAGACGAATAGATTCTTTTCTTGGAGAATACTTGTCTCATAAGCCAACGAGCGTGGCTGTACTTTCACGATCAAGCAGTAATGGTAGTATAGCTACCGATGAGGGTCTATTTGAGCAGCCAGAGTTACTACCTCAAAGTAAGGCTTCCATGGAGAACATCCTTTGGCGTAGGAGCATGCAAATGCGAGCTGAGCAGCAAACTTGGCAG GAATCACCAGAAGGTAGGAAGATGCTGGAATTTCGTGGTAGTCTACCTGCATATAAGGAAAAAGAAGCAATATTAAGTGCCATTTCGCAAAACCAG GTGGTTATTATCTCAGGTGAAACTGGCTGTGGGAAGACCACACAGATTCCCCAATTTATTTTAGAGTCTGAAATTGAGTCTGCTCACGGAGCCATGTGCAGTATCATATGTACTCAGCCAAGAAGAATATCTGCTATGACTGTATCTGAAAGAATTGCTGCAGAGAGAGGGGAGTTGTTGGGTGAAACA GTTGGATATAAAGTGAGGCTAGAAGGTGTTAAAGGGAGGGATACTCACCTCCTCTTCTGTACCACTGGTATCTTGTTGAGAAGACTACTAATTGACAGAAATCTGAAGGGCATCACACATGTAATCGTGGACGAGATTCATGAACGTGGAATAAATGAAg ACTTTCTGCTAATAGTTCTAAAGGATTTACTCCCTCGCCGGCCAGAGTtaaggttgattttgatgagtgCCACCTTAGATGCAAAGCTTTTCTCTTCATACTTTGGTGGGGCTCCGCTGGTCCACATTCCG GGATTTACATATCCCGTTCGCACTCATTTCCTCGAAAATATTCTGGAGATGTCGGGATACAGATTGACGCCAGACAATCAGATTGATGATTATGGTCAGGAGAGAACGTGGAAAATGAACAAGCAAGCTCCAAGAAAAAGGAAGAGCCAGATTGCTTCTGCTGTTGAG GATGCCCTCAGAGCTGCTGATTTCAAAGAATTTAGCCCTGTGACACGGGAGTCTTTGTCTTGTTGGAATCCTGATTGTATAGGCTTCAATCTTATAGAACATATTCTATGCCATATTTGTGAAAATGAAAGGCCTGGTGCTGTTTTAGTTTTTATGACTGGTTGGGATGATATAAATTCTCTGAAGGATAAGCTACAATGTCATCCTATCTTGGGAAATACCAGCCGTGTTCTATTGCTGGCATGCCATGGTTCTATGGCTAGTACGGAGCAG AGGTTAATTTTTGACAAGCCTGAAGATGGAGTGAGGAAGATAGTGTTGGCTACAAATATTGCTGAAACCAGTATCACAATTGATGACGTAGTTTATGTTATTGACTGTGGCAAGGCAAAAGAGACGTCATATGATGCACTTAATAATACTCCTTGTTTGCTTCCTACTTGGATTTCAAAGGTTTCAGCTCGACAA AGAAGGGGAAGAGCCGGACGTGTTCATCCTGGAGAATGCTATCATCTTTATCCCAGATGTGTGTATGATGCTTTTGCTGATTATCAATTTCCAGAAATTCTGAGGACCCCTTTGCAATCCCTTtgtttgcaaattaaaagtttaaaactcgGTAGCATCTCTGAGTTCCTTTCAAGGGCTTTGCAATCCCCTGAGTTATTAGCG GTTCAAAAAGCTATTGAGTATCTGAAAATTATTGGGGCTTTAGATGAGAGTGAAAATTTGACTGTTCTAG GACGTTACTTAACGATGCTTCCAATGGAGCCTAAACTCGGAAAAATGCTTATACTTGGTGCAACTTTGAATTGTTTGGAGCCGATATTAACTATCGTTGCTGGTCTTAGTGTCCGAGATCCCTTCTTGACACCGCTTGACAAGAAAGAT CTTGCGGACGCTGCTAAGGCTCATTTTTCACGCGATTATAGTGACCATCTTGCTCTTGTTCGAGCATATGAGGGCTGGAAGGATTGTGAAAGAGACCTAGCTGGATATGAGTACTGCTGGAAGAATTTTCTGTCTGCACAGTCTATGAAAGCTATTGATTCTCTTCGCAGGGAGTTTTACTCTTTGCTGAAGGATACTGGTCTTGTTGACAGCAATAATACTATCTATAATTCTTGGAGTTACGATGAGCACCTCCTTCGAGCAATTATCTGCTATGGGTTGTATCCTGGAATCTGTTCTGTCCTG CATAATGAGAAGTCATTTTCGTTGAAAACAATGGAAGATGGTCAGGTGCTTTTACACTCG AACTCCATTAATGCCCGGGACTCCAGGATACCATATCCCTGGCTGATCTTCAATGAAAAGATCAAAGTGAACTCTGTCTTTCTCCGGGATTCCACAGCTATCTCCGACTCAGTGCTGCTTCTATTTGGAGGAACCATCTCAAAAGGAGAAGTG GACGGTCACTTGAAAATGTTAGGTGGATACTTAGACTTCTATATGAGCCCTACTATAGCAGAAATGTATAGAAGTCTAAGAAGAGAGCTTGATGAGTTAATTCATACTAAA CACCACCAGCTCCGATGTCAAGGACTGAAAGTGGTCCAGGAGGTGAAAATTCTAAGTCTCAGCTACAGACGTTGCTGA
- the LOC107763499 gene encoding DExH-box ATP-dependent RNA helicase DExH5, mitochondrial isoform X2 — MSLYSLQVFSHYRTLIKPLSIPPPSSSLTMKDRPPPPSSVYVPPHQRLLRSVITAVPPQSGGFRSTAIDPKPNPNAQKQIQQPQQMRVMQQKRTSRFDEVLLSQEVSACDIDLTPYQGAAISDNTEAWKWKLTALLRDKDKQEVLSREKKDRRDYEQIAALASKMGLYSNLYSKVVVVSKLPLPNYRFDLDDKRPQREVILPPGLPRRIDSFLGEYLSHKPTSVAVLSRSSSNGSIATDEGLFEQPELLPQSKASMENILWRRSMQMRAEQQTWQESPEGRKMLEFRGSLPAYKEKEAILSAISQNQVVIISGETGCGKTTQIPQFILESEIESAHGAMCSIICTQPRRISAMTVSERIAAERGELLGETVGYKVRLEGVKGRDTHLLFCTTGILLRRLLIDRNLKGITHVIVDEIHERGINEDFLLIVLKDLLPRRPELRLILMSATLDAKLFSSYFGGAPLVHIPGFTYPVRTHFLENILEMSGYRLTPDNQIDDYGQERTWKMNKQAPRKRKSQIASAVEDALRAADFKEFSPVTRESLSCWNPDCIGFNLIEHILCHICENERPGAVLVFMTGWDDINSLKDKLQCHPILGNTSRVLLLACHGSMASTEQRLIFDKPEDGVRKIVLATNIAETSITIDDVVYVIDCGKAKETSYDALNNTPCLLPTWISKVSARQRRGRAGRVHPGECYHLYPRCVYDAFADYQFPEILRTPLQSLCLQIKSLKLGSISEFLSRALQSPELLAVQKAIEYLKIIGALDESENLTVLGRYLTMLPMEPKLGKMLILGATLNCLEPILTIVAGLSVRDPFLTPLDKKDLADAAKAHFSRDYSDHLALVRAYEGWKDCERDLAGYEYCWKNFLSAQSMKAIDSLRREFYSLLKDTGLVDSNNTIYNSWSYDEHLLRAIICYGLYPGICSVLHNEKSFSLKTMEDGQVLLHSNSINARDSRIPYPWLIFNEKIKVNSVFLRDSTAISDSVLLLFGGTISKGEVDGHLKMLGGYLDFYMSPTIAEMYRSLRRELDELIHTKQHHQLRCQGLKVVQEVKILSLSYRRC, encoded by the exons ATGAGCCTGTATTCTCTCCAAGTTTTCTCACATTACAGAACCCTTATTAAACCCTTGAGCATTCCACCACCGTCGTCGTCGTTGACGATGAAGGACCGGCCTCCGCCGCCTTCGTCCGTTTACGTCCCTCCACATCAACGCCTCCTCCGTTCAGTAATCACTGCTGTTCCGCCACAATCCGGCGGCTTCCGTTCTACAGCAATCGATCCCAAGCCTAATCCGAACGCTCAGAAGCAAATTCAGCAGCCACAACAAATGCGAGTGATGCAACAGAAGAGAACTTCACGATTTGACGAGGTTTTACTTTCTCAGGAAGTTTCCGCTTGTGATATTGACCTTACACCCTATCAG GGTGCTGCCATATCTGACAACACTGAAGCATGGAAATGGAAGCTCACTGCTCTGTTACGCGACAAGGATAAACAAGAGGTGCTCTCAAGGGAGAAAAAGGATAGGCGTGATTATGAGCAAATAGCAGCTTTAGCGAGCAAAATGGGTTTATATAG CAACCTATATTCAAAAGTAGTTGTTGTCAGCAAGCTTCCATTACCAAACTACAGGTTTGATTTGGATGATAAGCGTCCTCAGAGAGAG GTGATCCTGCCTCCGGGTTTGCCAAGACGAATAGATTCTTTTCTTGGAGAATACTTGTCTCATAAGCCAACGAGCGTGGCTGTACTTTCACGATCAAGCAGTAATGGTAGTATAGCTACCGATGAGGGTCTATTTGAGCAGCCAGAGTTACTACCTCAAAGTAAGGCTTCCATGGAGAACATCCTTTGGCGTAGGAGCATGCAAATGCGAGCTGAGCAGCAAACTTGGCAG GAATCACCAGAAGGTAGGAAGATGCTGGAATTTCGTGGTAGTCTACCTGCATATAAGGAAAAAGAAGCAATATTAAGTGCCATTTCGCAAAACCAG GTGGTTATTATCTCAGGTGAAACTGGCTGTGGGAAGACCACACAGATTCCCCAATTTATTTTAGAGTCTGAAATTGAGTCTGCTCACGGAGCCATGTGCAGTATCATATGTACTCAGCCAAGAAGAATATCTGCTATGACTGTATCTGAAAGAATTGCTGCAGAGAGAGGGGAGTTGTTGGGTGAAACA GTTGGATATAAAGTGAGGCTAGAAGGTGTTAAAGGGAGGGATACTCACCTCCTCTTCTGTACCACTGGTATCTTGTTGAGAAGACTACTAATTGACAGAAATCTGAAGGGCATCACACATGTAATCGTGGACGAGATTCATGAACGTGGAATAAATGAAg ACTTTCTGCTAATAGTTCTAAAGGATTTACTCCCTCGCCGGCCAGAGTtaaggttgattttgatgagtgCCACCTTAGATGCAAAGCTTTTCTCTTCATACTTTGGTGGGGCTCCGCTGGTCCACATTCCG GGATTTACATATCCCGTTCGCACTCATTTCCTCGAAAATATTCTGGAGATGTCGGGATACAGATTGACGCCAGACAATCAGATTGATGATTATGGTCAGGAGAGAACGTGGAAAATGAACAAGCAAGCTCCAAGAAAAAGGAAGAGCCAGATTGCTTCTGCTGTTGAG GATGCCCTCAGAGCTGCTGATTTCAAAGAATTTAGCCCTGTGACACGGGAGTCTTTGTCTTGTTGGAATCCTGATTGTATAGGCTTCAATCTTATAGAACATATTCTATGCCATATTTGTGAAAATGAAAGGCCTGGTGCTGTTTTAGTTTTTATGACTGGTTGGGATGATATAAATTCTCTGAAGGATAAGCTACAATGTCATCCTATCTTGGGAAATACCAGCCGTGTTCTATTGCTGGCATGCCATGGTTCTATGGCTAGTACGGAGCAG AGGTTAATTTTTGACAAGCCTGAAGATGGAGTGAGGAAGATAGTGTTGGCTACAAATATTGCTGAAACCAGTATCACAATTGATGACGTAGTTTATGTTATTGACTGTGGCAAGGCAAAAGAGACGTCATATGATGCACTTAATAATACTCCTTGTTTGCTTCCTACTTGGATTTCAAAGGTTTCAGCTCGACAA AGAAGGGGAAGAGCCGGACGTGTTCATCCTGGAGAATGCTATCATCTTTATCCCAGATGTGTGTATGATGCTTTTGCTGATTATCAATTTCCAGAAATTCTGAGGACCCCTTTGCAATCCCTTtgtttgcaaattaaaagtttaaaactcgGTAGCATCTCTGAGTTCCTTTCAAGGGCTTTGCAATCCCCTGAGTTATTAGCG GTTCAAAAAGCTATTGAGTATCTGAAAATTATTGGGGCTTTAGATGAGAGTGAAAATTTGACTGTTCTAG GACGTTACTTAACGATGCTTCCAATGGAGCCTAAACTCGGAAAAATGCTTATACTTGGTGCAACTTTGAATTGTTTGGAGCCGATATTAACTATCGTTGCTGGTCTTAGTGTCCGAGATCCCTTCTTGACACCGCTTGACAAGAAAGAT CTTGCGGACGCTGCTAAGGCTCATTTTTCACGCGATTATAGTGACCATCTTGCTCTTGTTCGAGCATATGAGGGCTGGAAGGATTGTGAAAGAGACCTAGCTGGATATGAGTACTGCTGGAAGAATTTTCTGTCTGCACAGTCTATGAAAGCTATTGATTCTCTTCGCAGGGAGTTTTACTCTTTGCTGAAGGATACTGGTCTTGTTGACAGCAATAATACTATCTATAATTCTTGGAGTTACGATGAGCACCTCCTTCGAGCAATTATCTGCTATGGGTTGTATCCTGGAATCTGTTCTGTCCTG CATAATGAGAAGTCATTTTCGTTGAAAACAATGGAAGATGGTCAGGTGCTTTTACACTCG AACTCCATTAATGCCCGGGACTCCAGGATACCATATCCCTGGCTGATCTTCAATGAAAAGATCAAAGTGAACTCTGTCTTTCTCCGGGATTCCACAGCTATCTCCGACTCAGTGCTGCTTCTATTTGGAGGAACCATCTCAAAAGGAGAAGTG GACGGTCACTTGAAAATGTTAGGTGGATACTTAGACTTCTATATGAGCCCTACTATAGCAGAAATGTATAGAAGTCTAAGAAGAGAGCTTGATGAGTTAATTCATACTAAA CAGCACCACCAGCTCCGATGTCAAGGACTGAAAGTGGTCCAGGAGGTGAAAATTCTAAGTCTCAGCTACAGACGTTGCTGA
- the LOC107763499 gene encoding DExH-box ATP-dependent RNA helicase DExH5, mitochondrial isoform X1 codes for MSLYSLQVFSHYRTLIKPLSIPPPSSSLTMKDRPPPPSSVYVPPHQRLLRSVITAVPPQSGGFRSTAIDPKPNPNAQKQIQQPQQMRVMQQKRTSRFDEVLLSQEVSACDIDLTPYQGAAISDNTEAWKWKLTALLRDKDKQEVLSREKKDRRDYEQIAALASKMGLYSNLYSKVVVVSKLPLPNYRFDLDDKRPQREVILPPGLPRRIDSFLGEYLSHKPTSVAVLSRSSSNGSIATDEGLFEQPELLPQSKASMENILWRRSMQMRAEQQTWQESPEGRKMLEFRGSLPAYKEKEAILSAISQNQVVIISGETGCGKTTQIPQFILESEIESAHGAMCSIICTQPRRISAMTVSERIAAERGELLGETVGYKVRLEGVKGRDTHLLFCTTGILLRRLLIDRNLKGITHVIVDEIHERGINEDFLLIVLKDLLPRRPELRLILMSATLDAKLFSSYFGGAPLVHIPGFTYPVRTHFLENILEMSGYRLTPDNQIDDYGQERTWKMNKQAPRKRKSQIASAVEDALRAADFKEFSPVTRESLSCWNPDCIGFNLIEHILCHICENERPGAVLVFMTGWDDINSLKDKLQCHPILGNTSRVLLLACHGSMASTEQRLIFDKPEDGVRKIVLATNIAETSITIDDVVYVIDCGKAKETSYDALNNTPCLLPTWISKVSARQRRGRAGRVHPGECYHLYPRCVYDAFADYQFPEILRTPLQSLCLQIKSLKLGSISEFLSRALQSPELLAVQKAIEYLKIIGALDESENLTVLGRYLTMLPMEPKLGKMLILGATLNCLEPILTIVAGLSVRDPFLTPLDKKDLADAAKAHFSRDYSDHLALVRAYEGWKDCERDLAGYEYCWKNFLSAQSMKAIDSLRREFYSLLKDTGLVDSNNTIYNSWSYDEHLLRAIICYGLYPGICSVLHNEKSFSLKTMEDGQVLLHSNSINARDSRIPYPWLIFNEKIKVNSVFLRDSTAISDSVLLLFGGTISKGEVDGHLKMLGGYLDFYMSPTIAEMYRSLRRELDELIHTKLLNPRMDVHSYHELLSAIRLLISEDQCGGRFVFSRQVLLTSKPCAAAAPPAPMSRTESGPGGENSKSQLQTLLNRAGYATPTYKTRQLNNNQFQATVEFNGMQIMGQPCNNKKQAEKDAAAEALQWLLEGHRADPDYIERMSLFLKKSKTEHR; via the exons ATGAGCCTGTATTCTCTCCAAGTTTTCTCACATTACAGAACCCTTATTAAACCCTTGAGCATTCCACCACCGTCGTCGTCGTTGACGATGAAGGACCGGCCTCCGCCGCCTTCGTCCGTTTACGTCCCTCCACATCAACGCCTCCTCCGTTCAGTAATCACTGCTGTTCCGCCACAATCCGGCGGCTTCCGTTCTACAGCAATCGATCCCAAGCCTAATCCGAACGCTCAGAAGCAAATTCAGCAGCCACAACAAATGCGAGTGATGCAACAGAAGAGAACTTCACGATTTGACGAGGTTTTACTTTCTCAGGAAGTTTCCGCTTGTGATATTGACCTTACACCCTATCAG GGTGCTGCCATATCTGACAACACTGAAGCATGGAAATGGAAGCTCACTGCTCTGTTACGCGACAAGGATAAACAAGAGGTGCTCTCAAGGGAGAAAAAGGATAGGCGTGATTATGAGCAAATAGCAGCTTTAGCGAGCAAAATGGGTTTATATAG CAACCTATATTCAAAAGTAGTTGTTGTCAGCAAGCTTCCATTACCAAACTACAGGTTTGATTTGGATGATAAGCGTCCTCAGAGAGAG GTGATCCTGCCTCCGGGTTTGCCAAGACGAATAGATTCTTTTCTTGGAGAATACTTGTCTCATAAGCCAACGAGCGTGGCTGTACTTTCACGATCAAGCAGTAATGGTAGTATAGCTACCGATGAGGGTCTATTTGAGCAGCCAGAGTTACTACCTCAAAGTAAGGCTTCCATGGAGAACATCCTTTGGCGTAGGAGCATGCAAATGCGAGCTGAGCAGCAAACTTGGCAG GAATCACCAGAAGGTAGGAAGATGCTGGAATTTCGTGGTAGTCTACCTGCATATAAGGAAAAAGAAGCAATATTAAGTGCCATTTCGCAAAACCAG GTGGTTATTATCTCAGGTGAAACTGGCTGTGGGAAGACCACACAGATTCCCCAATTTATTTTAGAGTCTGAAATTGAGTCTGCTCACGGAGCCATGTGCAGTATCATATGTACTCAGCCAAGAAGAATATCTGCTATGACTGTATCTGAAAGAATTGCTGCAGAGAGAGGGGAGTTGTTGGGTGAAACA GTTGGATATAAAGTGAGGCTAGAAGGTGTTAAAGGGAGGGATACTCACCTCCTCTTCTGTACCACTGGTATCTTGTTGAGAAGACTACTAATTGACAGAAATCTGAAGGGCATCACACATGTAATCGTGGACGAGATTCATGAACGTGGAATAAATGAAg ACTTTCTGCTAATAGTTCTAAAGGATTTACTCCCTCGCCGGCCAGAGTtaaggttgattttgatgagtgCCACCTTAGATGCAAAGCTTTTCTCTTCATACTTTGGTGGGGCTCCGCTGGTCCACATTCCG GGATTTACATATCCCGTTCGCACTCATTTCCTCGAAAATATTCTGGAGATGTCGGGATACAGATTGACGCCAGACAATCAGATTGATGATTATGGTCAGGAGAGAACGTGGAAAATGAACAAGCAAGCTCCAAGAAAAAGGAAGAGCCAGATTGCTTCTGCTGTTGAG GATGCCCTCAGAGCTGCTGATTTCAAAGAATTTAGCCCTGTGACACGGGAGTCTTTGTCTTGTTGGAATCCTGATTGTATAGGCTTCAATCTTATAGAACATATTCTATGCCATATTTGTGAAAATGAAAGGCCTGGTGCTGTTTTAGTTTTTATGACTGGTTGGGATGATATAAATTCTCTGAAGGATAAGCTACAATGTCATCCTATCTTGGGAAATACCAGCCGTGTTCTATTGCTGGCATGCCATGGTTCTATGGCTAGTACGGAGCAG AGGTTAATTTTTGACAAGCCTGAAGATGGAGTGAGGAAGATAGTGTTGGCTACAAATATTGCTGAAACCAGTATCACAATTGATGACGTAGTTTATGTTATTGACTGTGGCAAGGCAAAAGAGACGTCATATGATGCACTTAATAATACTCCTTGTTTGCTTCCTACTTGGATTTCAAAGGTTTCAGCTCGACAA AGAAGGGGAAGAGCCGGACGTGTTCATCCTGGAGAATGCTATCATCTTTATCCCAGATGTGTGTATGATGCTTTTGCTGATTATCAATTTCCAGAAATTCTGAGGACCCCTTTGCAATCCCTTtgtttgcaaattaaaagtttaaaactcgGTAGCATCTCTGAGTTCCTTTCAAGGGCTTTGCAATCCCCTGAGTTATTAGCG GTTCAAAAAGCTATTGAGTATCTGAAAATTATTGGGGCTTTAGATGAGAGTGAAAATTTGACTGTTCTAG GACGTTACTTAACGATGCTTCCAATGGAGCCTAAACTCGGAAAAATGCTTATACTTGGTGCAACTTTGAATTGTTTGGAGCCGATATTAACTATCGTTGCTGGTCTTAGTGTCCGAGATCCCTTCTTGACACCGCTTGACAAGAAAGAT CTTGCGGACGCTGCTAAGGCTCATTTTTCACGCGATTATAGTGACCATCTTGCTCTTGTTCGAGCATATGAGGGCTGGAAGGATTGTGAAAGAGACCTAGCTGGATATGAGTACTGCTGGAAGAATTTTCTGTCTGCACAGTCTATGAAAGCTATTGATTCTCTTCGCAGGGAGTTTTACTCTTTGCTGAAGGATACTGGTCTTGTTGACAGCAATAATACTATCTATAATTCTTGGAGTTACGATGAGCACCTCCTTCGAGCAATTATCTGCTATGGGTTGTATCCTGGAATCTGTTCTGTCCTG CATAATGAGAAGTCATTTTCGTTGAAAACAATGGAAGATGGTCAGGTGCTTTTACACTCG AACTCCATTAATGCCCGGGACTCCAGGATACCATATCCCTGGCTGATCTTCAATGAAAAGATCAAAGTGAACTCTGTCTTTCTCCGGGATTCCACAGCTATCTCCGACTCAGTGCTGCTTCTATTTGGAGGAACCATCTCAAAAGGAGAAGTG GACGGTCACTTGAAAATGTTAGGTGGATACTTAGACTTCTATATGAGCCCTACTATAGCAGAAATGTATAGAAGTCTAAGAAGAGAGCTTGATGAGTTAATTCATACTAAA CTCCTGAATCCCAGGATGGATGTACATAGTTATCATGAACTTCTGTCAGCAATACGGTTGCTTATCTCAGAGGATCAATGCGGTGGCAGATTTGTTTTTAGTCGTCAGGTTTTACTAACTTCCAAGCCATGTGCTGCAGCAGCACCACCAGCTCCGATGTCAAGGACTGAAAGTGGTCCAGGAGGTGAAAATTCTAAGTCTCAGCTACAGACGTTGCTGAATCGAGCAGGGTATGCAACACCAACCTACAAGACAAGGCAACTTAATAACAATCAGTTTCAAGCAACTGTAGAGTTCAATGGGATGCAGATAATGGGACAGCCTTGCAACAACAAAAAACAAGCTGAAAAAGATGCAGCAGCTGAGGCTCTGCAATGGTTGTTGGAAGGGCACCGTGCAGATCCTGATTACATTGAGCGGATGTCTCTGTTTCTGAAAAAGAGCAAGACAGAGCATAGATGA